The segment AGGTTCTGGTAAGTTCAATGTGTGGCTAAGTGGAATTGCTAAAGTTAAAGGATTTTTATTAAATCAATATGTCTTCATAAAAGAGATATATAGGAAATAGTTACAATTTAATCCCTTTTATTTTAATAAAAATTGTCTGAAAATTTTTTAAACTTTAAAGAATTAATTTAAAAAAAATTTTTTAAAAAATTAAAATTAATCATTACTTCTAAATTTTTAAAAGTTATATTAAAATTAAAAAAGGAGGTTAACCTATGGAAGGTTTTATTCAGGTTATATTCCTGTATATGCTCCTTGGTACTCCTATGCTATCCCTGACAGATTATAGTTCTGCATTGAAATAACACAGGATAAAATAGTAATAAGAGGTCCCTGTGATAATGTGAAAATTGATTGTGAATCAGGTAAGGAGGTTGATTTAGAACTTAAGAGGAAGTGATTTTATTCCCCTCTTAGAAAATTAACTGCCTTTTTAACATCTTCATAAGTATCAAGGTCAATCCAGAAGTAACCTGAAACCTGGAAAATATTAAGTTTTGCTCTTTTAATTATTTCACTTATTGTTATCTTTTCCTTTTCTTTTTCAAGTTCTATTGCAAATTTTAAAAAATTTTTATCAATTATAATAAAACCTGTATCGTAAGCATTGAACCTTTCAATATTTTTACCTATTTCAATAACTTTTCCATTTTCATAATAAACCTTTGTAGCTTCATCTTTATCTATATATTTACCGATCTCATCCACTATAAGCCCTTCACCATTAATTGCTTCTTTTAAAAAGTCCTTTTCATATATATGATCACCCATAAGAACTATAAATTTTTCTCCCTCCTCAACATAATCCTTTAAAAGGTAAAGGGAATAACCATTTTCTCTCTCAGGGTATTCATTTATAACAATTTTCGCTTTTATCCCGTTATTTTCCACAAACTCTTTTAATTTTCTTGAAAATTTTGGATTTACGACTATTAAAAATTCTTCTACAAATTCCTCAAGATTTTTTATATTTCTGAGCAATATTTCTTTTCCTTTAATTTTAAAAAGTGACTTTGGAATATTATTGGAAATTGGTTTTAACCTTTCACCTGTTCCTGCTGAGAGAATAACTGCTTTTTTTAATTTTTCTTTTACTTTCATTTTTTTTCTCCTTATTTATTATTAATGATAACATATTTTTAGCTTCTTCCTGAGATTAAACCCCAAGAGAAGAAAAAGCAAAATTATTAAATTTCTTAAAAGAGAAATAAAGCCTGTTTTTGGCTCTCTTCCGAATATTTCAAAACATCCACATTCAAATACCTTTCCATTTATAATTACATAAATTATTGCTAAGGTAAAAATAAAAATAAGAAAAATTAAGGAAAAATATGCACCTTCCCTTAAAAATCCAATAATTAAAAAAATTCCTGAAAAAATTTCAATAAAGGGTAAAGTTAAAGAAAATATATTTATGATTTTTATAGGTAATATACCGTATTTTGCAACTGTTAAAGAAAATTCAAAAATGTTACTTAATTTGGTATATCCTGAATAGATAAATAAAACTCCTAAGATAACTTCAACCAAAAAGAGTAAAATTCTATTTATAAAAAATCTATTCAAGGGGATAACCCTTTTTATTCCATTCATAAAAGCCCCCTGTATAAATTGTAATTTCTTTAAATCCCAATTCTTTTAAAAGTTCGGCAAGTTTGAAGGAAAGCTCACAGAATCCCCCATCACAGTATATAATTATTTTTCTTTCCGTATCAAGTATTGAAATAAAATTTAATGGATTGGAATAAAACTCAGGGTAAGGTATATTTATTGCAGCCTTTATATGCCCTTTTAAATACTCTTCCCTTTCTCTTGCATCAATAAGAAGTATATCATCCCTTCCGATTAAATTTAAAAGTTTTTCAGAATCAATAAATGAAATTTCAGGATACTTTTTTGAAAGAAGGAAAACTTCTGTATTTTCTGGAAAAAGAGGGATTTTTTTATAAAAGGCAAAAAAGATTCCAAAAGTAAATGAAATTAAAAAAATTAGAATAGATTGTAATATAAATTTCATTTATTTAAAAAAAGAAGAAGACTCTCCTTTTTATAAAAAATCTTGCAACAAAAAATCCAAAGAGAAAACCACCAATGTGAGCAAAAAAAGCAATATTTGTAAAGGAGTAACCAAGAGATAAAAAACCATTAAAAAATTGTGTTATAATCCAGAAACCAAGAAATATGAAAGCAGGAATCGGTACTATATCCCAGAAGAAAAAGTATGTAACAAAGGTTAATATCCTCGCAAAAGGGAATAAGACAAAATAAAAACCCAAAACCCCTGAAATTGCACCAGAAGCGCCAATCATTGGAACTTTTAAACCTGGATTAAAAATTGTTTCAAGAACTATTCCTGCAATTCCAGCAGATATAAAAAATACCGGAAACCAGAAAAATCCAAGAACATCCTCCACATTGTCACCAAATATATGAAGGTAAAGCATATTGAAAAATAAATGGGCCCAACCTCCGTGAATAAAAATTGAAGTGATAAAAGTGGGGAGTCTCTTTAAAGGTTCTTTAAAAAATAAATAGGGGATAAATCCGTTTTCATAAATAAAGATTTTCTGAGATTCCCCGGGTAAAATAAATTCATAAATAAATATTATTAAAGAGGTTATTATTATCGCATAAGTCCAAAAGGGAAATCTTCTTGAAGGTATATTATCTCTTAAAGGTAACATATTATTCTATAACCTTATAAATTAATGTCCTTTCCGCAGGTTTATCAAGACTGAAATCAAGGGAACTTTTTAAAATTTTTTTTGCCTCTTCAATTTTTCTTTCATCATTACATCTTATCTCATATATTTTTCCCCCTTTTTTAACATAAGAGCCAACTTTTTTATGAAGTATAATTCCAGCAACGGGATCAATTTTATCTTCTTTTTTAAATCTTCCTGCTCCTAAAATTCTCGCTGCCTCTCCAACAAGTTTTGCATCCATTCTTGTAATGTAACCTTCAACTTCAGATTCAACAAATTCAATAAATTTTACTTTTATAAAATCATCAATTCTTGAAAATTCAAGAAGTTCTGTGTTCCCTCCATGCTCTTTAATCATTTCAAAAAACTTTTTTAAGGCTTTTCCATTTTTTCTTAAATTATCAACCATTTCTTTACCTGAATCAAGGTTATCTACTTTTTTAGCCAT is part of the candidate division WOR-3 bacterium genome and harbors:
- a CDS encoding rhodanese-like domain-containing protein, translating into MKFILQSILIFLISFTFGIFFAFYKKIPLFPENTEVFLLSKKYPEISFIDSEKLLNLIGRDDILLIDAREREEYLKGHIKAAINIPYPEFYSNPLNFISILDTERKIIIYCDGGFCELSFKLAELLKELGFKEITIYTGGFYEWNKKGYPLE
- a CDS encoding sugar phosphate nucleotidyltransferase → MKVKEKLKKAVILSAGTGERLKPISNNIPKSLFKIKGKEILLRNIKNLEEFVEEFLIVVNPKFSRKLKEFVENNGIKAKIVINEYPERENGYSLYLLKDYVEEGEKFIVLMGDHIYEKDFLKEAINGEGLIVDEIGKYIDKDEATKVYYENGKVIEIGKNIERFNAYDTGFIIIDKNFLKFAIELEKEKEKITISEIIKRAKLNIFQVSGYFWIDLDTYEDVKKAVNFLRGE
- a CDS encoding rhomboid family intramembrane serine protease, with the translated sequence MLPLRDNIPSRRFPFWTYAIIITSLIIFIYEFILPGESQKIFIYENGFIPYLFFKEPLKRLPTFITSIFIHGGWAHLFFNMLYLHIFGDNVEDVLGFFWFPVFFISAGIAGIVLETIFNPGLKVPMIGASGAISGVLGFYFVLFPFARILTFVTYFFFWDIVPIPAFIFLGFWIITQFFNGFLSLGYSFTNIAFFAHIGGFLFGFFVARFFIKRRVFFFF
- a CDS encoding MauE/DoxX family redox-associated membrane protein; this encodes MNGIKRVIPLNRFFINRILLFLVEVILGVLFIYSGYTKLSNIFEFSLTVAKYGILPIKIINIFSLTLPFIEIFSGIFLIIGFLREGAYFSLIFLIFIFTLAIIYVIINGKVFECGCFEIFGREPKTGFISLLRNLIILLFLLLGFNLRKKLKICYH